One part of the Vicia villosa cultivar HV-30 ecotype Madison, WI linkage group LG6, Vvil1.0, whole genome shotgun sequence genome encodes these proteins:
- the LOC131609167 gene encoding disease resistance protein RPM1-like, translating to MAEVAVSLVIDQLLPLLKKEAKLLRGIHKEFEDIKDELESIQAFLKDADKRASTAEGVKTWVKQVRETAFRIEDIIDDYLIHVGQQPPHPGCVFLLHKLKAIIPRRQIASEIQDIKLSVCGIKERSERYGFQHSLEQGSSNSRESQNSKWHDPRMAALYIEEADVVGYEPQRDGLIDWLEKGRDERTVVSVVGMGGQGKTTLAKKVFESKNVIRHFDFRVWITVSQSYSVEGLLRDMLLNFYKQKREDPPEDIFQMDRGSLTGEVRNCLQKIRYAVVFDDVWSEHFWDDIEFAVSDNKNGSRIFITTRKLDVAMSCKKSSFVEVLELQPLTQEQSFELFNKKAFKFDYGGYCPKELNDIAYEIVRKCKGLPLAIVAIGGVLSAKEKNVFEWQKFNENLSLELLKSTHLIGIQEILGLSYDDLPYHLKSCLLYFGIYPQDYEVKTKTVIQQWIAEGFVKEERGMTLEEVAEGYLTELIHRSLVQLSSVRIDGKVKGCRVHDLIRDMVLKKFEDLNFCKHIIEDEQSSLSGTVRRLSITTSSDDFIECTETSHIRSILVFTNEEPNIYFLRRFPTKYTRLKVLDYKFSRLLYVPKELGSMVHLKYLSLGYITAGKIPNSIGMLRNLETLDLRAANVNELPKEISKLRKLRHLIGSGLSLIRLKNGVGEMTSLQTLCYVNLGMDGAVEVIKELGKLKQMREIGLLNVRREDYNVLSSSIAEMKHLEKLHVKLSSTASNEFSDLNLISPPSKLRKLTLRGRLEKLPEWILELENLVVLRLKLSCLTKDPMESLNSLQHLLILSIGVGAYGGSNLHFQDGWFQKLKEMDVGSSNELNEIVIDKGALPSLKKLQLYGLPGLKNIPSGIQHLEKLEVLHFRSMQVDCLQQSSSEDWNWIMEHVPLVEISPVDFI from the coding sequence ATGGCGGAAGTGGCAGTGTCATTAGTTATTGATCAACTACTTCCACTGTTAAAGAAAGAAGCCAAGCTGTTGAGAGGTATTCACAAAGAGTTTGAAGATATTAAAGATGAGCTTGAAAGTATTCAAGCATTCCTTAAGGATGCTGATAAAAGAGCTTCAACAGCTGAAGGAGTCAAAACATGGGTGAAACAAGTTAGGGAAACAGCTTTTCGCATTGAAGAtatcattgatgattatttgattcATGTCGGACAGCAGCCTCCTCATCCTGGATGTGTATTTTTACTCCATAAACTCAAAGCTATCATCCCTCGCCGCCAGATAGCGTCTGAGATTCAAGACATTAAGTTATCTGTTTGCGGGATCAAGGAAAGAAGTGAAAGATATGGCTTCCAACATTCCTTAGAACAAGGATCAAGCAATTCTCGGGAAAGCCAGAATTCCAAATGGCATGATCCACGAATGGCTGCTCTTTACATTGAGGAAGCCGATGTTGTGGGCTATGAACCACAAAGAGATGGGTTGATTGATTGGTTGGAAAAAGGAAGAGATGAGCGCACCGTGGTGTCTGTAGTTGGAATGGGAGGGCAAGGTAAAACCACTCTTGCCAAGAAAGTTTTTGAAAGCAAGAATGTCATTCGACACTTTGATTTCCGTGTATGGATCACCGTGTCTCAATCATATAGTGTTGAAGGGTTGTTAAGGGACATGTTGCTAAACTTTTACAAACAAAAACGAGAAGATCCTCCCGAGGATATTTTTCAAATGGATCGAGGATCATTGACGGGTGAAGTGAGAAACTGCTTGCAGAAAATAAGGTACGCTGTCGTGTTTGATGATGTTTGGAGTGAACATTTTTGGGATGATATTGAATTTGCGGTAAGTGATAATAAAAATGGAAGTAGGATATTTATCACAACAAGAAAACTAGATGTTGCAATGTCTTGTAAAAAATCTTCTTTTGTTGAAGTGCTTGAGTTGCAACCTTTAACTCAAGAACAATCTTTCGAGCTGTTCAATAAGAAGGCATTCAAATTTGACTATGGTGGGTATTGTCCAAAGGAGCTGAATGATATAGCTTATGAAATTGTTAGAAAATGCAAGGGATTACCACTAGCAATTGTTGCCATTGGTGGTGTTTTGTCTGCAAAAGAGAAAAACGTTTTTGAGTGGCAGAAATTTAACGAAAATCTAAGCTTAGAGCTACTGAAAAGTACTCATTTAATTGGGATACAAGAAATTTTAGGTTTAAGTTATGATGATTTGCCTTACCATCTCAAGTCGTGCTTGTTGTATTTTGGAATATATCCACAAGATTATGAAGTTAAAACAAAGACAGTGATTCAACAATGGATAGCTGAAGGGTTTGTGAAGGAGGAAAGGGGGATGACTTTGGAAGAAGTTGCAGAAGGATATTTAACAGAGTTGATCCATAGAAGCTTAGTGCAATTATCTTCGGTTAGAATTGATGGTAAAGTTAAGGGTTGTCGTGTTCATGATCTAATACGCGATATGGTCCTAAAAAAATTCGAGGATTTAAACTTTTGCAAGCATATTATTGAAGACGAACAATCATCCTTAAGTGGAACAGTTCGGCGCCTATCAATAACAACCTCATCTGATGATTTCATTGAGTGTACTGAAACATCACATATTCGGTCAATACTTGTTTTTACAAATGAAGAACCAAATATATACTTTTTGAGGAGATTTCCTACAAAATACACACGCTTAAAGGTTCTTGATTATAAATTTTCGCGATTGTTGTATGTTCCTAAAGAGTTGGGAAGTATGGTTCATTTGAAGTATTTAAGCTTGGGGTATATAACAGCAGGTAAAATCCCAAACTCCATAGGCATGCTCCGGAACCTAGAGACCTTGGATCTAAGGGCTGCTAATGTTAATGAGTTGCCAAAAGAGATTAGCAAGCTTAGAAAGCTAAGACACCTTATCGGCTCCGGACTATCTTTGATTCGATTAAAGAATGGTGTTGGAGAGATGACATCCTTACAGACACTATGTTATGTTAATTTAGGTATGGATGGAGCTGTAGAGGTGATTAAAGAGTTAGGAAAGCTGAAGCAGATGAGAGAAATAGGGCTGCTTAATGTTCGTAGAGAAGATTACAACGTTCTATCTTCTTCGATCGCTGAAATGAAACACTTGGAGAAATTACATGTTAAACTAAGTTCTACAGCTAGCAATGAATTCAgtgatttgaatttgatttcACCGCCGAGTAAGCTTAGAAAACTTACACTACGCGGGAGGCTAGAGAAGTTGCCAGAGTGGATTTTAGAGCTTGAAAATCTTGTTGTGTTGAGGTTGAAGCTCTCGTGTTTAACTAAAGATCCAATGGAATCCCTTAACAGTTTGCAACACTTGTTGATTCTCTCTATAGGTGTCGGTGCGTATGGAGGTTCAAATTTGCATTTTCAAGATGGATGGTTTCAGAAACTAAAGGAAATGGATGTTGGATCTTCGAACGAATTGAATGAGATTGTTATCGATAAAGGAGCACTGCCTTCTCTGAAAAAGCTCCAGTTATACGGACTCCCCGGACTGAAGAATATACCGTCTGGCATCCAACACTTGGAGAAGCTCGAAGTTCTCCATTTTCGGAGTATGCAAGTTGATTGTTTGCAACAAAGTTCTTCTGAGGATTGGAATTGGATTATGGAACATGTGCCCCTTGTAGAAATTTCTCCAGTTGATTTCATATAA